The proteins below are encoded in one region of Methanosarcina barkeri 3:
- a CDS encoding YoaK family protein, producing MTKMLTLKNERKIGLCNFTSESVELGMLLAIVGGFLDAYTFVGRGGVFANAQTGNVVLMGIEAATGEWGQALLHAVPILAFMIGVVVAEMIKKPSMCLFMQDSERAVLILETVVLFIVGFIPYTSPSIIVTVAVSFVSSVQISSFRKLVGSTYSTTMVTGNLRSATQEAYIAFTKKDDESARRTIRYSTINLSFLAGAVLGGLLTSFIGVKAVWIPVVVLICSIILFNSERKDKNANIEI from the coding sequence ATGACAAAGATGCTAACATTGAAAAATGAGAGAAAAATTGGCTTATGTAACTTTACCTCTGAGTCTGTGGAACTTGGAATGCTTCTTGCGATTGTAGGGGGATTTCTTGACGCTTACACGTTTGTTGGAAGAGGTGGGGTTTTCGCCAATGCTCAGACTGGAAATGTCGTACTTATGGGCATAGAAGCTGCAACAGGAGAATGGGGTCAAGCACTGCTTCATGCTGTACCTATTCTGGCATTTATGATAGGGGTAGTAGTTGCCGAGATGATTAAAAAACCTTCAATGTGCCTGTTTATGCAGGATTCCGAAAGAGCAGTTTTAATTCTCGAAACTGTAGTTCTTTTTATCGTAGGTTTTATACCTTACACGAGTCCGAGTATTATTGTAACAGTTGCGGTTTCTTTTGTTTCTTCGGTTCAGATCTCTTCATTTCGAAAACTCGTTGGTTCTACGTATAGCACTACAATGGTTACTGGAAACTTACGTTCAGCTACACAGGAAGCTTATATCGCTTTTACGAAAAAAGACGACGAATCGGCTCGCAGAACCATTCGATACTCTACAATTAACCTTTCGTTTCTAGCAGGAGCTGTTCTAGGAGGGTTGCTTACATCATTTATTGGGGTTAAAGCAGTATGGATACCTGTTGTCGTGCTGATATGCTCTATAATTTTATTCAATAGTGAGCGTAAAGATAAAAACGCTAACATTGAAATCTAA
- a CDS encoding 23S rRNA (uridine(2552)-2'-O)-methyltransferase — MARDRRDYYYHQAKEEGYRSRASFKLKQINERHHIINRGDSVVDLGAAPGGWLQVAKELSGGKVLGVDLQRIVPIEGVETIQGDINAESTIKKITKIVGVKGADVVLCDAAPNLSGNWSYDHARSIELATSALECAKKILKPKGNFVVKVFQGDMFNDYLQQVRENFVKTAAYSPKASRSQSAEIYVIGKKFLTAPLRKGDKFVVDIEELGSSGDGAVLIEGFVVFVKEVEIGEKVRIKITDVKPNFAFADVAERLGKTEKSE, encoded by the coding sequence ATGGCAAGAGACAGAAGAGACTATTATTATCATCAGGCAAAAGAAGAAGGGTACCGGTCCAGGGCTTCCTTCAAGCTTAAGCAGATCAATGAAAGACATCATATTATCAATAGGGGAGATTCGGTTGTTGATCTGGGTGCAGCCCCAGGTGGGTGGCTCCAGGTTGCAAAGGAACTGTCCGGAGGTAAGGTACTTGGTGTGGATCTTCAGAGAATTGTTCCTATTGAGGGTGTCGAGACCATTCAGGGTGATATAAACGCAGAATCGACAATAAAGAAGATTACTAAGATCGTAGGGGTAAAAGGAGCTGATGTGGTGCTCTGTGACGCGGCCCCTAACCTTTCAGGAAACTGGTCTTATGACCATGCACGGTCAATCGAGCTTGCAACTTCAGCTCTTGAATGTGCAAAAAAAATTCTCAAACCTAAAGGGAATTTCGTTGTAAAAGTCTTCCAGGGAGACATGTTTAACGACTACCTACAACAGGTCAGGGAAAACTTTGTCAAAACAGCCGCATATTCTCCGAAAGCGTCACGGTCCCAGAGTGCTGAAATCTACGTTATAGGAAAGAAATTCCTTACAGCTCCTCTCCGCAAAGGAGATAAATTCGTAGTGGACATCGAGGAGCTGGGTTCGAGCGGGGACGGAGCTGTACTCATTGAAGGGTTTGTCGTTTTCGTAAAGGAAGTCGAGATCGGAGAAAAAGTCAGGATTAAAATAACGGATGTCAAACCCAACTTCGCTTTTGCAGATGTCGCAGAAAGGCTTGGAAAAACCGAAAAATCTGAATGA
- a CDS encoding class I SAM-dependent methyltransferase, giving the protein MYNRKGIQSHILSFIDFSKASTFLDIGCGKGYDLIEISNRAYKEAKLYGVDVKTNLIEFAKMQTERDCRFTFDVYDVEDGLKFEDESIDVIVSCNVLECIKNKSKLLHEIHRVLKPDGKIIMAHFDWDTQIFNAFDKNLYRKLITTYNDWQQPWMNDCDAWMGRKISGIFNETGLFNGTMFTYVVTESEYKEGFRGYSLINEEFKALVEKGIIENTEFELFKDQITQIEKTGHYFYSINLYTYVGQKK; this is encoded by the coding sequence ATGTATAATAGAAAAGGAATTCAAAGTCATATTTTATCCTTTATAGACTTTTCAAAAGCCAGTACATTTTTGGATATTGGTTGTGGTAAAGGTTATGATCTAATAGAAATTAGTAATAGGGCCTACAAAGAAGCTAAATTGTATGGCGTTGATGTTAAGACTAACCTGATAGAATTTGCGAAAATGCAGACTGAAAGGGATTGTCGGTTTACATTTGATGTTTACGATGTAGAAGATGGTCTCAAATTCGAAGATGAATCAATAGATGTTATCGTCAGTTGTAATGTATTAGAATGCATCAAAAATAAAAGTAAATTACTACACGAAATTCATAGAGTGCTGAAGCCCGATGGAAAAATAATTATGGCGCATTTTGATTGGGATACGCAAATTTTTAATGCTTTTGATAAAAACCTTTATAGAAAGCTTATCACTACATATAATGATTGGCAACAGCCCTGGATGAATGATTGTGATGCCTGGATGGGACGAAAAATTTCAGGTATATTTAACGAGACAGGCTTATTTAATGGAACTATGTTTACTTATGTAGTGACTGAATCCGAGTATAAAGAAGGATTCAGGGGTTATTCATTGATAAATGAAGAATTTAAAGCACTTGTTGAAAAAGGAATAATAGAAAATACTGAGTTTGAATTATTTAAGGATCAAATAACTCAAATAGAAAAGACAGGACATTATTTCTACAGTATAAACTTGTATACATATGTAGGTCAGAAGAAATAA
- a CDS encoding histidinol phosphate phosphatase domain-containing protein, whose amino-acid sequence MIDLHTHTIFSDGELIPSELVRRAVIHGYKAIALTDHADYTNLEQLIEAGQKAKYLENEWDIRVLAGVELTHVPPRKIAPLAKKAKELGADIVVVHGETISEPVAPGTNSESVACEYVDILAHPGLISEEDVEKAKDNNVCLEITARNGHNRTNGHVARLALEIGATILVNTDTHAPEDLITDETAMKIAMGAGLTEVRAREALKASAKKIAEIV is encoded by the coding sequence TTGATTGATCTTCACACTCACACGATTTTCAGTGATGGGGAACTTATACCCAGCGAACTTGTCAGACGGGCGGTTATTCACGGCTATAAAGCCATTGCGCTTACCGACCACGCCGACTATACCAATCTCGAACAGCTTATCGAAGCTGGACAGAAAGCAAAATACCTTGAAAATGAATGGGATATCCGCGTTCTGGCCGGGGTTGAACTGACACATGTGCCGCCACGGAAAATAGCTCCTCTTGCAAAGAAAGCAAAAGAGCTGGGTGCGGATATTGTGGTTGTGCATGGAGAGACCATCTCCGAGCCAGTTGCCCCCGGAACAAATTCAGAGTCCGTTGCCTGTGAATATGTGGATATTCTGGCTCACCCGGGTCTGATCTCTGAGGAAGATGTCGAAAAGGCTAAAGATAACAATGTCTGTCTTGAGATTACAGCAAGGAACGGACACAATCGGACCAATGGCCACGTTGCACGGCTTGCACTTGAAATCGGAGCAACGATTCTTGTAAATACCGATACACATGCCCCTGAAGACCTTATCACAGATGAAACTGCCATGAAAATTGCAATGGGAGCCGGACTTACCGAAGTAAGGGCAAGAGAAGCATTAAAAGCTTCAGCAAAAAAAATAGCGGAAATTGTTTAA